Within Microbacterium oryzae, the genomic segment AGCTGCTGAAGAGCCGCGCGAAGAAGATCGACAGCCTGCGCGAGTTCGTGCCCACCGCGAAGGGCGAGGACTGGGAGCTCATCCAGGCCGGCCAGCGTGCGCAGGTCATGAAGGGCGGCAAGCTGCAGTTCGGCACCGAGGTGGTCTCGGCGGCGGATGGCTCGATCGCCGGTCTCCTGGGAGCGTCGCCGGGAGCATCGACGGGCGCGACCATCATGCTCGACGTGCTGAAGGCGTGCTTCCCCGACCGGATGCCCGCGTGGGAGCCGCAGCTCAAGCAGCTGATCCCCACCTACGGCGAGACGCTCAACATCGACCCCGAGAAGGCGCGCTCGGTGACGGATCGCACCGCCGAGGCGCTCCGCATCGCCGCGTGACGGCGGCGCCGGAGGCGGCCTCCGGCCCGCTCATCACGGTGGCCGCGATCGCCTTCCTGCGTGCGGATGGCCGGGTGCTGACCGTCCGCAAGCGCGGCACGTCGGCGTTCATGCTGCCCGGCGGCAAGCCGGAGAATGGCGAGAGCGCCGTCGAGACGGCCATCCGCGAGGTGCATGAGGAGCTGGGCATCCGCGTGGCCGCGACGCAGCTGAACCTGCTCGGCGCATTCGCCTCGCGCGCCGCCAATGAGGCCGGGCACGCCCTGCTGGCCACCGTGTTCACCTCGCGCGCCGCAGTGGCCCCGGTGGTGCAGGCGGAGATCGACGAGGCGCGCTGGGTGCTGCCCGCGGCGGCCATCGACGACGCGACCGAGGCGCCCCTCAACCGCGAGCACGTGTTCCCGCTTCTCGCGGGCCGCTGAGCCGACGCGGACTACACTCTTCCGGTGGCCAAACTCTACTTCCGCTACGGCGCGATGAACTCGGGGAAGTCCACGGCGCTCCTCCAGGCCGCCTACAACTACGAGGAGCGGGGGCAGGCGGTGCTGCTCGCGAAGCCCGCCATCGACACCAAGGGCGCCGATCAGGTGGCGTCGCGCCTCGGCATGACCCGGCAGGTCGACTTCCTCATCGGCGCGGGCGACGACGCGGGGGAGCTCTTCGCCCGGCACCGCGAGAACGTGCGGCGCTCCGCCGCGGATGCGCTCATCCCGGGCGGCCGGGCGACGGACGTCGCCTGCCTCCTCATCGACGAGGCGCAGTTCCTCACGCCCGCGCAGGTCGACGAGGTGTTCCGCATCGCCGTGCTCGAGGACGTGCCCGTGATGGCCTACGGGATCCGCACCGACTTCCGCACGCAGGCGTTCCCCGGCTCCCGCCGCCTCCTCGAGATCGCGCACGCGCTCGAGGAGCTGAAGACGATCTGCCGGTGCGGCAGGAAGGCGCTCTTCAACGGCCGGCGGATCGCAGGGCGCTTCGTCTTCGACGGCGACCAGGTGGCGATCGACGCGGAGGGCGCCCCCGTGCGCGACGAGCACTTTGTGACCTATGAGTCGCTGTGCGGCGTCTGCTATCTCGAGGAGTCCGGGGGAGTGCTCACGCCCGGGTGAGCATGTTGACGTCAACATGACGTGCGGCCTACGCTGAGGGCATGCGAGTTCTCCTTGCCGGCGGAGCCGGATACATCGGTGCGCACACCGCGGTGGCGCTTCTCGAGGCCGGCCACGAGGTCGTGCTGCTCGACAACCTCGACAACACCAGCGACGTGGTGGCCGAGCGGCTGCAGCAGATCACGGGCACGCCGGTGACGCTGGTGGTCGGCGACGCGGCCGACGACGAGGTGGTGGAGGGCGCGTTCGCCGCGCACGGGCCCTTCGAGGCCATCATCCACTTCGCAGCCCACAAGGCCGTCGGGGAGTCGACGCAGAAGCCGCTGCAGTACTACGCGAACAACCTCGACTCCACGTTCGCGCTCCTGCGGGTGGGGCTCGCGCACGGCATCCGCTCGTTCGTGTTCTCCTCGACCGGGACGGTCTACTCCAACCCCGCCGACCTGCCGTTCGCCGAGAGCGCCACGCGCGACCTCGTCGAGCTGTCGAACCCGTACTCGAAGAGCAAGCTCATCAACGAGGTCATCCTCGCCGACGTGCAGCGGGTGAACCCCGAGCTCAACGTGACGCTGCTGCGCTACTTCAACCCGGTCGGAGCGCACGAGTCCGGCCTGATCGGCGAGGACCCGCAGGGCATCCCCAACAACCTCATGCCCTTCGTCGCGCGCGTCGCGGTGGGCTCGCTCCCGGAGATCAACGTCTTCGGCGACGACTACGACACCCCGGACGGCACGGGCCTGCGCGACTACATCCACGTCGTCGACCTCGCTGAGGGTCACGTCGCGGCGCTCGAGAAGGCCGAGCCCGGCCTGAAGAGCTACAACCTCGGCACCGGCCGCCCCGTCAGCGTGCTCGAGCTCATCGCATCGTTCGAGAAGGCCGTCGGGCGCGAGCTGCCGAAGGTCGTCGCGCCCCGCCGCCCTGGCGACCTCGCCGCGACCTACTGCGACCCCTCGCAGGCCGAGCGCGAGCTGGGCTGGAAGGCGCGGTTCGGCATCGACGACATGACGACGAGCGTGTGGGCGTGGCAGCAGAAGAACCCGCGCGGCTACGCCGGCTGACGGCCCCGCAGACAGCAGAACGGCTCCCGGAGATCCTCCGGGAGCCGTTCTGCTGTTCCGTCGCGTCAGGCGCGTGCGGGGAGGGTGGGGATGAGCTCCTCGAGCTTGGCTGCGGTGTCCTCCCAGCCGGTCACGGAGACGCAGGAGACGCCCATGGCGAGGACGGGGTAGTCGTTGCCGTCGGCGTCGAGGCGGTCGCCGTAGAAGAGCATGTCATCGAGGTCGATGCCGGTCTCCTCCGACAGCTGCCGCATGCCGTAGGCCTTGTCGATGCCCTTCCGGGTGATGTCGACGGAGGTGGAGCCGCCGGAGCGGACCTCGAGGTCGGGCACGCGGGCGGCGACGGCGTCGCGGAGGGCGGACTTCTTCTCGCTGGTCGGGTCCCACGCCTTCTTGATGTCGACGGGGGCTGCCTGGCCGAGGGCGGAGAAGGTGATCTGCGAGCCGCGGTCTTCGAGGATGGGCCCCCAGGTCTCGGACTCCCAGTAGCCCAGGCGCCTGGCCTCCTCCTCGACGGCGGCGAGGGCGCGGTGCTTCTCGTCGTCGGTCAGCTCGCGGGCGTACACGGGGGTGAAGTCGCCGCCCTCGTGCCGGAAGTACTGCGTGCCGCAGGTGGGCAGCAGGTGGATGTGCGCGACCGCGTCGGAGGCGGGCAGGCGGTCGACGACCTGGTTCCGGAACTGCTGGATCTGCCCGCCGGAGATCACGGCGACCTCGACGCGCTCGGCGAGGGCGATGAGCAGCTCCCCGATGCGCGGCTCGATGGGCGACTTCGAGGGGGCGAGGGTGTCGTCGAGATCGAAGGCGACGAGGCGGGGGATGGCAGGCATGACTCTCCGGATGGCGGAAGGGCGCGAACCGCACCAGCCTACGCGACGCGCATGGGCCATCCCGGGGAGCCGGCGGGAACGAGAAGAGGGACCCGCTCTCGCGGGTCCCTCTTCTCGTTCTGGTCGGGGTGACAGGATTTGAACCTGCGGCCTCGTCGTCCCGAACGACGCGCGCTACCAAGCTGCGCCACACCCCGTGGCAACCCGTCTACTCTACCCGATCCCGAGCCGTCCGCCGAATCGGCGTGTCCCCGGGAGCGCCGCGGTCACCGGCTGCGCGGCGCCAGCGTGAGGAGCGAGACCTCGGGCGGGCACGCGAAGCGCACGGGGGAGTAGATGGAGTGGCCGAGGCCGGCACTGACGTTGAGCGGCACGGTGCGGCCGTCGTGCGTCCATGTGGAGAGCCCGCGGGCCTGCCGGGTGGGGAGGTCGCAGTTCGACACGAGAGCGCCGTAGAACGGCACCCGCACCTGGCCGCCGTGCGTGTGGCCGGCGAGGATGACATCCGCTCCGACGTCGGCGAAGCGGTTCAGCACGCGCTGGTACGGCGCGTGGGTGACGCCGAGCGTGAGCGGCGCCTGCGGCAGGGCCGCCACGAGGCCGGGGAGGCCGTCGAGGTCGTCGAGCCGATGGTGCGCGTCGTTCACGCCGAACACGTTGACGGGCGTGCCGTGGATCTCGACGGTGCCGGCGGCGTTGTTCAAGCCGGTCCAGCCGAGCTCGTCGGCGAAGAACGTGTCGAGGGCGTCGGTGTCGAGCGGGGGTGCGGACTGGCGGCGCTTCGAGGGCCCGGTGATGTACCGCAGCGGATTGCGGGGAGACGGCTCGTACAGGTCGTTCGATCCGTGCACGAAGACGCCCGGCACGCCGCGGAAGGGCGCGAAGGCGCGGCGGATGCCGTCGAGGCCCTCGGGGTGCCCGAGGTTGTCGCCCGTGTTGACGACGAGGTCGGGACGCAGCGACGCGAGCCGCGCCATCCACTCCTGCTTGCCGCGCTGCCACGGCGCCATGTGGGCGTCGGAGACGTGCAGGATGCGGATCGGGTCCGCCCCCGGCTGCAGCACGCGCACCGTGTGGTGGCGGACCGTGTAGAGGTGCCGCTCGATGCCGATGCCCCAGACGGCGGCCGCGGCCCCGGCGCCCGCGAGGGCGCCGAGGGTCGCAAAACCGGCCCGTGCTGCCGGCATCAGTCGTCGTCCTTGCTCTTGTCGTCCTTCTTGTCGCCGCCCTTGTCGTCGCCGCACGACTTCGCCGCGTAGTTCACGCGGATGGTCGTGTCGGGCGACGCGACCGCGCCGGCTTCGGGGTCGGTCGAGGTGGCCTTGCCGTCGCCCGCATTCGGCTGCTTCTCGCAGCTGCCGCGCTCGACGTTGGAGAAGCCGGCGCCGGTGATCGCGGCGAACGCGGCCTTCATCGACATCCCCGACACGTCGGGCACGGCCGAGGCCTTGCCGTCGCTCGGGAAGATCGTGACGTTGGCGCCGCCGGCGGCCTGGCCCGCACCCGGGTCCTGACGCTGGATGGTGCCCTTCGGCTGGTCGCCCGAGACGGTGTCGCCGACGGTCACGCCGAAGCCCTTGCCGCGCAGGACATTGGTCGCCTCCTCGACGGACATGCCGGTGACGTCGGGCAGGTCCACGAGGATCCGGCGCGTGAGGTTCGAGTCGGGCGTCGGGAACGGTGCGCCGGGGTAGTGCTGGTTCGCAGCGGCCTGGATGGGGCGAGCCAGCTCGTAGCGCACGTCGTTGCCGAGGATCCCGTTGCTCCAGACGCGACGGAGGTCCGTCGTGCCCCGGGTGTTGCCCACCCACACCGCGGTGGTGGCGGCGGTCGAGGACTCGATCATCATGGTCGAGATGTTCTCGTGCGTGCCGGTCTTGCCGATGAGCTCGGTGCCGTCGCCCGGGTTCGCCCGCGAGCCGGTGCCGCCGCCGGCCATGACGGTCTTCAGCGCCGCGGCGGCGGTGGCCGCGATGTTCGGCTCGATGACGGGCTCGCAGCCCGTCTCGGGAACCTGCACCTCCTCGCCCTTCACATCGGTGATGTGATCGATGGCGTGGGGCGTGCAGCGCACGCCGTTGTTGGCGATGGTCGCGTAGGCCGACGCCATCGAGAGGGGGGCGATGGCCTTCGAGCCGAGCACATCGTAGAGAGCCGGCGTCTCGGTCACCGCGCCGCCGTTGCCGAGTCGGACGCCGAAGCGCTCCGCGACGCGGTTGATCTCGCACACGTCCAGCTGCTCGGCCATCGCGAGGAAGCCGGAGTTCAGCGAGTCGCGCGTGAAGTTGGAGATCGTGCCGGTGTAGCCGCCGCTGTTGCCGAAGTTGCCGATCTTCGTGCTGTTGGACTGCGGGGCGCCGTCGCACTTCCACTGGAAGACGCGGTTGTTCCCGTTCAGCACCTCGTTGATCGACCGGCCGTTCTCGAGCCAGTCGATCAGGGTGAAGAGCTTGTACGTGGAGCCGACCGCGAAGCCGTTGGACGAGCCGTGCGCGTAGTCGGCGGCGTAGACGAGCGAGGAGTACCCGGGCTGGGTCGTGACGACCTTCTCGTCCTCGGAGAAGTGGGTGTTCTGCGCCATCGCGAGGATCTTGCCCGTGCCGGGTTCGACGGTCACCGCCGCGGCGCCGAACTCGATGCCGTCGATATGCGAGGCGGCCGTGGCCTTCATCGCGTTCTCGGCGGGCATCTGGATGTTGAAGTCGAGCGTCGTGTAGACGTCGAGGCCGCCGCGACGCAGGGTCTCCCAGCGGTCCGCCTTCTCCTTGCCGAAGGCCGGGTCGTTGAGGATCGTCTCCTGCACGTACTTGCAGAAGTAGGCCGAGCCGCCGGCGGCCTCGCAGCCGGTCTCCCGCGGGTTGATCTTCGGCTCGATGGCCTCCGCGATCGCCTCGTCGTGCTGCTCCTGCGTGATCTTGCCGTCTTCGAGGAGCCGCCCGAGGACGTAGTCGCGGCGCTGCTTCGTCGAGGCGTAGCCGTCCTCGGCGCCGTTGTGGGCGACGCCCTCGCCATCCGTGTACGAGCCGTCCGGCAGATCGACGCGGTAGCGGTTCGGGTTCTGCACCATGCCGGCGAGTGTCGCGGCCTGGTTGAGCGTCAGCTTCGCGGCGGTGGTGCTGAAGTAGTACTGCGCTGCCGCCTCGATGCCGTAGGTCGAGCCGCCGAAGTTGGCGATATTGAGGTACCCGATGAGGATCTCGTCCTTCGAGTACTCCTGCTCGATGGAGATCGCGTACCGCATCTCCTGGAGCTTGCGCTCGTAGCCCTCCGCGCCATCCGCCTCGGTCGCCTCGTAGTAGCAGGCCTGCTGCTCCTCGGAGCCGAACGGGGCCTCCTGCTCGCACTTCTGGATGAGCACGTTCTTGACGTACTGCTGGCTGATCGACGAGCCGCCCTGCCCGTTCGACCCGCTCTGCAGGTTGCTGAGGAGCGCGCGCGTGGTGCCGATGAGGTCGACGCCGCCGTGCTCGTAGTAGCGCGGGTCCTCGCTGGAGAGGATCGCGTCGTACATCGTCTGCGTGACGTCCTCGTACTCGAGGGGGATGCGGTTCTGGTCGTAGAACGACGTGAGGGCGAAGTCCTTGCCGTCCAGACCCTTCGCGTAGATCGTGGTCGGCAGCATGGGCGTATCCACCTCGAGATACGCGGGAAGCTTGTCGAACATCGTGATCGCGCTGGACGCGGCAGAGCCGGCGACGGCGATCGCGGGGGTGACGGTGGCGGTGACGAGGACACCGGCGATGGCGCTCAGGCCGACGAGGCCGAGCATCCCGCCGAGCACACCGCTCGCAGTCTTTTTCACTCCGGGCATAGGCTGATCGTAGGGGAGTTCCCTGAGCATCCCGCCGTTCGCGGCGCTCTCGCGCCGCATTCCCAGTGCCGTCTCGGCCTCGACGACAGGAGTTCCATGACCACGTGGGAGTACCTCACCACGCCGCTTCTCATCCACAACACCGCGGCCATCCTCAACAACTGGGGCAAGCAGGGCTGGGAGCTCGTGCAGGTCGTCCAGGGCCCCGAGGGCGGTCTGGTCGCCTACCTCAAGCGCCCGCTCACCGAGGCGGGGCCGTCGAACACCGGCCTCGGCGCCGCCGCCGATGCCGCCCGCCAGTTCGAGGGCGGCGCGCAGTGACGGTCTCCGCGCGCCTGGCCGAGCTCGGCATCGAGCTGCCGGCCGTCGTCGCGCCGGTCGCGGCCTACATTCCGGCCAAGGTGCACGGCGACGTCGTGCAGACCTCGGGTCAGCTCCCGATGGTGGCCGGCGCCCTGCCGCAGACCGGAAAGGTCGGCGCGGGCGTCTCCGCGGAGGACGCGAAGGGCCTCGCCCGCACCTGCGCGCTGAACGCGCTCGCCGCCGCCGCCGACGCCGTGGGCGGCGTCGACCGGCTCACGGGTGTGCTGAAGGTCACCGGCTTCGTCGCCTCCGACCCGGCGTTCACCGGGCAGCCCGGTGTCATCAACGGCACGAGCGAGGTGCTCGGCGAGATCTTCGGCGAGGCCGGGCGCCACTCCCGCTCGGCGGTCGGCGTGCCCGTGCTGCCGCTCGACTCGCCCGTCGAGGTCGAGGTGGCCTTCCTCTTCGAGTGAGCCATGACGTGAACGGGCCGGGCATTCCGCAGAATGCCCGGCCCGTTTCGTCTCACGTCGCCCGCTCGACGTCCGAAGACGTCAGCGCACCTGCGCGGAGATGACGCTCATCACGGCGGTGTCGGCGAGGGTCTGCGTGTCGCCGACCTCGCGGCCCTCGGCGACGTCGCGCAGCAGGCGCCGCATGATCTTGCCGGAGCGGGTCTTCGGGAGCTCGCCCACGATGTAGACGTCGCGCGGGCGCGCGATCGGACCGATCTGCTCGCCGACCCATGCGCGCAGCTGGTTGGCGAGGCCATCCGGGCCGTGCTGCGTGAGGTAGCTCTCCTTGAGGATGACGAAGGCGACCACCGCCTGGCCCGTCGTCTCATCCGAGGCCCCGACGACGGCCGCCTCCGCCGTCGCCTCGTGCGCGACGAGCGACGATTCGATCTCCGCCGTCGAGAGACGGTGCCCGGAGACGTTCATGACGTCGTCGACGCGGCCCAGCAGCCAGACGTCGCCGTCCTCGTCCAGGCGCGCGCCATCCCCGGCGAAGTAGTAGCCGTGGCTCTCGAACTTCTCCCAGTACGTCTCGCGGTAGCGCTCGGGGTCGCCCCAGATGCCGCGCAGCATGCTCGGCCAGGGCTCCGTGACGACGAGCAGGCCGCCGTTGCCGTTGCCGACGTGCTCGGCCTTCTCGTCGACGACGTCGATGGAGATGCCGGGAAGCGGCACCTGCGCGCTGCCGGGCTTCGTCTCGGTGACGCCCGGCAGCGCCGACACCATGATCGCGCCGGTTTCCGTCTGCCACCACGTGTCGACGATGGGGGTCTTCCCGCCCCCGATGACATCGCGGTACCAGACCCAGGCCTCGGGGTTGATGGGCTCGCCGACCGACCCCAGCACGCGCAGGCTCGACAGATCGCGCTGCTGCGGGATGACGCGGCCCTGCTTCATGAATCCGCGGATGGCGGTGGGCGCGGTGTAGAGGATGGTCACGCCGTACTTCTCGACGATGTCCCACCAGCGGCCGGGCTTCGGGAACTCGGGCGTCCCCTCGTAGAGCACCTGGGTGGCGCCGTTGGCGAGCGGGCCGTACGTCACGTACGTGTGCCCGGTCACCCACCCGATGTCAGCGGTGCACCAGTAGACGTCGGTCTCGGGGTGGAGGTCGAACACGTTCCGGTGGGTGTAGGCGGCCTGCGTGAGGTAGCCGCCCGAGGTGTGGAGGATGCCCTTCGGCTTCCCGGTGGTGCCGGACGTGTAGAGGATGTAGAGCGGGTTCTCCGCGGGGAACGCCTGCGCGACGTGGTCGGCGGGGGCGGCGGAGACGGCCTCGTGCCACCAGAGGTCCCGGCCCTCGGTCCACTCCACGTCGTTCTCGCCGCGGCGCACGACGAGCACGTGCTCGACGGTGAGCTGCGCGCCGTCGCCGCGGTCGGCGAGCGCCTGGTCGACGGCCGGCTTGAGCGCCGAGACCTTGCCCTTGCGGTAGCCGCCGTCGGCGGTGATGACGAGCTTCGCGCCGGCGTCGTCGATGCGCGAGCGCAGGCTGTCGGCGCTGAAGCCGCCGAAGACGACGGAGTGGATGGCGCCGACGCGGGCGACGGCGAGCATCGAGGCGATCGCCTCGGGGATCATCGGCAGGTAGATCGCCACCCGGTCGCCGGCCTCGATGCCGAGGTCGGTGAGCACGTTCGCGAGGCGCTTGACCTCGTCGGTGAGCTCCGCGTAGGTGACGCGGCGGCTGTCGCCCGGCTCGCCCTCCCACAGCAGCGCCACCCGGTCGCCGTTCCCGGCCTCCACGTGCCGATCGAGGCAGTTGTAGGCGACGTTGAGCTCGCCGTCTGCGAACCACTTGGCGAACGGCGGCGTCGACCAGTCGAGCACCTGCGTGAACGGCTTCTCCCAGTGCAGCAGCTCTTGCGCCTGCTCGCCCCAGAACCCCTCCCGGTCTGCCTTCGCGCGCTCGTACAGGTCGGCGCCGGCCACCGCCTGCGCGGCGAACTCGGGGGATGGCGCGAAGCGCCGGCTCTCGGTGAACAGGTGGTCGATCTGGCTGGACATTCGATCGCTCCTTCGCGGACAGTCTCTCGGGCCGCGACGACGCGGCGACGGCGATCACGCCGTTCCCCCGAATGTACGTCGGGCGGCAGGTGGTCGGTACCGCCGAAAGTCGGGGGCTCGTCGTGTGCCCAGGCGGCGTGTCCCCGCGCGGTTCTCCACGGATGGCCGCAGCGGCCGTTCTCGAGACGCCGGTCTCCGTAGCGTCGGAGCATGGCCGTCCCCTTCATCGTCCAGCCGCGCGGACGCCCCCGCCGCGCCGCGGACGGGCGTGCGGAGAGCCCGCACCGGGACGACCAGGCGGCGCGAGCGGACCTCGGTCCGCTCGCGCCGTACCTCGCCGACGGCGGGGTCACCGATCTCTTCGTCAACGGCACGGCGGGACTGTTCGTCGACCGGGGGTCCGGTCCGGAGCGGGAGGCGAGCTGGCGTGCCTCCGAGCGCGAGGTGCGCGATCTCGCGACCGCGCTCATCGCCCGAGGCGGGCGGCACATCGACGAGGCGACTCCGTGCGTGGACGTGCGCCTCACCGGCGGTCTGCGCGTCCACGCGGTGCTGCCGCCGGTGAGCTCCGGCGGCACGGCGCTGTCCATCCGCATCCCTCGGCTCGCCCACGCCGACCTCGCCGGCCTCTGCCGCGGCGGCACCTTCGCCGCGGAGGTGCGGGACTGGCTGATCGAGGTCGTCCGCGCGCGGCGGAACGTGCTGGTGACCGGGGCCGCGGGCACGGGGAAGACCACGCTGCTCGCCGCCATGCTCTCGCACGCACCGGCCAACGAGCGCATCGTCACGATCGAGGATGTCGCCGAGCTCCGCATCGCGCATCCCCATCACATCGCCCTCGAGGTCCGGCAGCCGAATCTCGAGGGCGTCGGGGAGATCGGCCTCGCGCGGCTCGTCCGCGAATCCCTGCGGATGCGACCCGACCGCATCGTCGTGGGCGAGTGCCGAGGGGAGGAGGTGCGCGAGCTCCTCACCGCGCTCAACACCGGACACGACGGCGGCGCGGGAACGCTGCACGCCTCCGGTCTCGACGACGTGCCCGCCCGGCTGGAGGCGCTCGGCGCGCTCGCCGGCATGGACGACCACGCGGTCGCGCGGCAGGTGGAGAGCGCGATCGCGTTCGTCCTGCACCTCAAGCGCGATCGCGCGGGGCAGCGCCGCCTCGCCAGGGTCGGGCGCTTCCGCGAGTCGGGCCAGCGCCTCGGCATCGAGGAGGTGGAGCCGTGGCGCTGAAGCGCGGTGAGGATCGCACGGCCGCGGTGGCGGAGACCGTGCTGCGGCTGGCCGTGCTGCTGCAGGCCGGGGCGGCGCCGGCCTCGGCCTGGCGACACCTCGGGGAGGCCGGAGATCGAGACGCGGAGGCGATCGTCGCGCGGGCGGCGAGCGGCGTGCCCCTCGTCGAGGCGATCGAGGCCCAGGCGACCGAGGGGAGGAGCCCTGCGCAGACGCGACTGGCGACCGCGTGGCGCGACGTGGCGGCGGCCTGGGAGGTGTCGATCGCGGTCGGTGCGCCGCTGGCCGAAAGTCTGCGCGCCATGGCGGGCGCGCTGCGCGACGCGCAGGAGAGCGGAGACGACGTGCGGGTCGCCCTCGCCGAGCCCGCCGGCACGGCGCGCCTCATGGGATGGCTGCCGCTCTTCGGCCTGCTCATCGGGGGTGCGCTCGGCTTCGACACGCTCGGCGTGCTCTTCGGCGACCCGATCGGGCTCGTCTGCCTGGGCGCGGGAGCTTCGCTTCTCATCCTCGCCCGCGTCTGGACGGCGCGGCTGGTGCGAGCGGCCCAGCCGCCGCCCGGCACGCCGGGCATGACAGCCGAGCTCGTCGCCATCGGCCTCGCCGGCGGCGTCTCCGTGGAGCGCGCCCGGCGTCTCGTCGATGAGGCGCCGGGCGGCCCGCGCGGAGATGACGGGACCGCCCCGGTGCTGGCGCTGTCCCGCTCGGCGGGCGTGCCCGCCGTCGAGCTGCTGCGCGCGTCGGCCGCGCACGATCGACATGACGCGCGAGTGCGCGGGCGGATGCGCGCCGCGCGGCTCGGGTCGCGGCTGCTGCTGCCCCTCGGCGTCTGCACGCTCCCCGCGTTCCTGTGCCTGGGCGTCGCGCCCATGATGCTCAGCGTCCTCCGCTCGACGCCGCTACCCGTCCTCGGCGGCTGAAACCCCCTCCACCCGGAGAACCCCACAGAGAGAAGGAGCATATGACCGAGAGAACTGGAACTCCGTCGCGGCTCGTCGCGCTGCTCGACGACGACACCGGAGCGTCGACCGCGGAGTACGCGATCGTCACGATGGCCGCCGTCGCATTCGCCGGCATGCTGGTGATGATCATGCGGTCGGGGGAGGTGCAGCAGATCCTCACCGATCTCGTGCGCCGCGCCCTCACGGTGCCCTGATGCCGAGGGCGGTGCGACGGCGGCTTCCCCTGCTCGACGACCGCGGCGCGGTCGCAGCGGAGCTCGCCGTCGCACTGCCTGCCGTCCTCCTCGTCGTCGCGCTCGGAATCGCCGGTCTCGGCGCGAGCGCGCGGCAGGTGCAGCTGCAGGATGCGGCCGCCGACGCGGCGCGCCTCCTCGCCCGAGGGGAGGGTCACGGCAGGGCGGCCGGAGTCGCCGCCGCCGTGGACGGCGCGCTGTCCGTGGCGCACGAGGGCGACCTCGTCTGCGCCACCGTCGCCGCGACGGTGCGGCTGGGCGGTGCCGCACTCCCGCTCTCGGCGTCCAGCTGCGCGCTCGCGGGAGGGGTGTGATGGCCGGGTCCGCGATCGGAGCGGGCGTCATCGCCGTCGCCGGACTGCTCGTGCTGGGGCTCTCGGCCGCGGGCGGCGCCGCGGCCGAGAGCCAGCGCCTCGCGGGCACGGCCGACGCCGCCGCGCTCACCGCGGCCGACGGCCTGAGCGGTGCCGTGCCCGGAGACGCCTGCGGGCTCGCCGCCGCGGTCGCCGCGTCCGCGAGGGCGGAGGTGGCGTCCTGTAGCGTGGACGGTCTCATCGCAACGGTCTCCGTCCGCTCCGGATTCGGCGGATTCACCGTGGTGGCCGCCGCCCGAGCCGGGCCGCCGCCGTCGTGAGCAGCGACCCTCTCCTCTGAGAGCCGCGTCGGTGCGCGCTGTGTATGGTGTGCTTCGAGGAAAGGACGCCCCTTGGCATCAGGCAAGACGGCAGCGGGCAAGGCCCCGGCCGGCAAGACTCTCGTCATCGTCGAGTCTCCGACGAAGATGCGCTCTATTCAGGGCTATCTCGGCGACGGATACGAGGTGCTGAGCTCGGTGGGGCATATCCGCGACCTCGCCGACAAGCGCGACATCCCCGAGAAGGATCGCGAGGCGTACGGCAAGTACTCGATCGACATCGAGCACGGCTTTGAGCCGTACTACGTGGTGAGCGACCGCAAGACGAAGACCGTCTCCGAGCTCAAGCGCGCGGTGAAGGAGGCCTCCGAGCTCCTGCTCGCCACCGATGAGGACCGTGAGGGCGAGGCCATCGCCTGGCACCTCCTGGAGACGCTGAAGCCCAAGATCCCGGTGAAGCGCATGGTCTTCCACGAGATCACGCCCGACGCCATCCGCGCGGCGGTCGACAAGACGCGCGAGCTCGACCTCGCGCTCGTCGACGCCCAGGAGACCCGCCGCATCCTCGACCGCCTG encodes:
- a CDS encoding RidA family protein → MTVSARLAELGIELPAVVAPVAAYIPAKVHGDVVQTSGQLPMVAGALPQTGKVGAGVSAEDAKGLARTCALNALAAAADAVGGVDRLTGVLKVTGFVASDPAFTGQPGVINGTSEVLGEIFGEAGRHSRSAVGVPVLPLDSPVEVEVAFLFE
- the acs gene encoding acetate--CoA ligase gives rise to the protein MSSQIDHLFTESRRFAPSPEFAAQAVAGADLYERAKADREGFWGEQAQELLHWEKPFTQVLDWSTPPFAKWFADGELNVAYNCLDRHVEAGNGDRVALLWEGEPGDSRRVTYAELTDEVKRLANVLTDLGIEAGDRVAIYLPMIPEAIASMLAVARVGAIHSVVFGGFSADSLRSRIDDAGAKLVITADGGYRKGKVSALKPAVDQALADRGDGAQLTVEHVLVVRRGENDVEWTEGRDLWWHEAVSAAPADHVAQAFPAENPLYILYTSGTTGKPKGILHTSGGYLTQAAYTHRNVFDLHPETDVYWCTADIGWVTGHTYVTYGPLANGATQVLYEGTPEFPKPGRWWDIVEKYGVTILYTAPTAIRGFMKQGRVIPQQRDLSSLRVLGSVGEPINPEAWVWYRDVIGGGKTPIVDTWWQTETGAIMVSALPGVTETKPGSAQVPLPGISIDVVDEKAEHVGNGNGGLLVVTEPWPSMLRGIWGDPERYRETYWEKFESHGYYFAGDGARLDEDGDVWLLGRVDDVMNVSGHRLSTAEIESSLVAHEATAEAAVVGASDETTGQAVVAFVILKESYLTQHGPDGLANQLRAWVGEQIGPIARPRDVYIVGELPKTRSGKIMRRLLRDVAEGREVGDTQTLADTAVMSVISAQVR
- a CDS encoding TadA family conjugal transfer-associated ATPase, with amino-acid sequence MAVPFIVQPRGRPRRAADGRAESPHRDDQAARADLGPLAPYLADGGVTDLFVNGTAGLFVDRGSGPEREASWRASEREVRDLATALIARGGRHIDEATPCVDVRLTGGLRVHAVLPPVSSGGTALSIRIPRLAHADLAGLCRGGTFAAEVRDWLIEVVRARRNVLVTGAAGTGKTTLLAAMLSHAPANERIVTIEDVAELRIAHPHHIALEVRQPNLEGVGEIGLARLVRESLRMRPDRIVVGECRGEEVRELLTALNTGHDGGAGTLHASGLDDVPARLEALGALAGMDDHAVARQVESAIAFVLHLKRDRAGQRRLARVGRFRESGQRLGIEEVEPWR
- a CDS encoding type II secretion system F family protein; protein product: MALKRGEDRTAAVAETVLRLAVLLQAGAAPASAWRHLGEAGDRDAEAIVARAASGVPLVEAIEAQATEGRSPAQTRLATAWRDVAAAWEVSIAVGAPLAESLRAMAGALRDAQESGDDVRVALAEPAGTARLMGWLPLFGLLIGGALGFDTLGVLFGDPIGLVCLGAGASLLILARVWTARLVRAAQPPPGTPGMTAELVAIGLAGGVSVERARRLVDEAPGGPRGDDGTAPVLALSRSAGVPAVELLRASAAHDRHDARVRGRMRAARLGSRLLLPLGVCTLPAFLCLGVAPMMLSVLRSTPLPVLGG
- a CDS encoding DUF4244 domain-containing protein — its product is MTERTGTPSRLVALLDDDTGASTAEYAIVTMAAVAFAGMLVMIMRSGEVQQILTDLVRRALTVP
- a CDS encoding TadE family type IV pilus minor pilin, whose translation is MPRAVRRRLPLLDDRGAVAAELAVALPAVLLVVALGIAGLGASARQVQLQDAAADAARLLARGEGHGRAAGVAAAVDGALSVAHEGDLVCATVAATVRLGGAALPLSASSCALAGGV
- a CDS encoding helicase, yielding MAGSAIGAGVIAVAGLLVLGLSAAGGAAAESQRLAGTADAAALTAADGLSGAVPGDACGLAAAVAASARAEVASCSVDGLIATVSVRSGFGGFTVVAAARAGPPPS